In Sphaerospermopsis torques-reginae ITEP-024, the genomic window ATTCTGAAATAGATAAACAAGCTATTAAAGTTTATCAACAAAATTTTATTAGTTACTCAAACAAAGATGAAATTGAATTAGGAGATGTTACCAATATTAGAGAACTTCCTTCTGGTGTTGATGTAGTGGTAGGTGGTGTTCCTTGTCAACCTTGGTCAGTTGCAGGTTGTTTAAAGGGTTTTGAAGACCCAAGAGGAAAATTATGGTTTGATGTGATTCGCTTAGTTAGTAACAGCAAGCCAAAAGCTTTTATTTTTGAAAACGTTAGTGGTTTAGCCAGTCCGAAAAATAAAGATAATTTGGAATTAATTCTCCAAAAATTTGAGCATATAGGTTATTGTGTAAAGTGGAAGGTATTGAATGCTTATGATTTTGGTTTACCTCAAAATAGAGATAGAGTTTTTATTGTGGGAATTAGAAATGATCTAGACAAATGTCAAACATATAAATTTCCACATCGTTTAAATGTTCATCCAAAAGTTTTAGATATTTTGGACGAGCTTAAAAATATTCAAGTTTTTGAAAAAATTAAGTTAGATCCAGATACACTATTTAAAGGTTTAATTCCCCCATCAAGAACTAGATTTCAAAAAGATGATGAATTAAATGATTTTTTTATTTTTTCTGATTTAAGAAATGGACATACAACAATTCATTCTTGGGATATTATCAAAACAAGTGATAGGGAGAAAATGATTTGTTTAACTCTTTTGAAAAATAGAAGAAGTAAAAAGTATGGACATAAAGATGGTAATCCTTTATCTTTTGATAATTTTCGAGAACTAATACCTGATATAAATATCAGCGAATTAAATACGCTAGTTGATAAGGGAATATTTCGTTGGACTGATGAAAGAAAGTATGAATTTGTTAACTCCAAGAATATGACAGGTATTAACAATATCTATAGAATTATCTTACCTACTGCGGATATTGTACCAACTTTAACTGCGACAGGTGGTAAAGACTATATAGCAACTGTCTCTATTCATGCTAGTCATCCAGAAGAGTATAAAAACTTATTCCTAGAAAAAATTTATCAACCTAAAAAATATATACCTATTACAGCAAAACACGCTTGTAAATTACAAGGATTTCCTGCTAATTTTGCATATCATCAAAAAGATGAAGTAGCTAAAAAACATTTTGGTAATGCTGTTCCTATACCAGTAGTTGAATATGTAGCTAAAGAATTACTCAGCATTATTAATATATAATCATGAATCGGGGTAGAAAATATCATGAAATTCTGAGGCAAAGTTTTCTTGTCCTAGTTCAATAAACAGATTTTTTAGCTGCTCAAATGTATCTTCTTCCCCAGAACAAAAATTCCAAAATTCATTTTCTACCCATATATCTCTGTCAAAATCTAAGGGAGAACTAGATAACTTACTTTTTTGCTTTTCATACCAAGATTTGTTAAAAGGATTAAAAGGAATGGCAATACGAGCTTCTAATTTAGTATTAGGATCTTGAGCAAACTTATAAGCGTACCATTCTAGAATTTGTCTATTAAATCCTTTAAAATCACCTTGATTTGGCTGTGTGGTTTTGATATCAAAAATATATTCAATTCCATTTTTAGCAAAATGAATATCTACTCCCGTACCAGATGCAGGGGATGTAAATTGAATAATGTCTTGAGGATTTGTTTTGAAAGCTGCATTTTTTAGACGTTGAATACATTCGTCTGTGGAAACTCTGATGTTATTAGGCTTATTTTGACGTTCATCCACTAATTTATCTAATTCATGCTGTAATATTTGGGGAAATGGTTCTGGACGTAATATTTTTGTAGTTACAATTTGAAATCCATTTAATTCTGCTAATGTTTTAGCTATAGGCTCCCAAAAAGTTGTTCCTAAACTTGTTTCTAATCCACCAATAAGAGAGCGTATTCTTCTTTCATTAGGAAAAATATCATCTAATACTTGGTAATTTTTTACTTCTTTACCTTTAAAGAAATTTCTAATTGAATTTTTTAGATTTTCCTTGAGTTTTTGTTTAATATAAGCATCCATACTTCAATTTTCTGAATTGATACTACAACTTGCAAATAGGTCAGGTATGGATATATTTAAGGCTTTTGCTAATTTTTCTATATTCTCCAAGGAAACATTACATTTTCCTAATTCAATACTTGAGATGTAAGTTCGATGAAGTTCTGCTTTTTCAGCCAGTTCTTCTTGAGATAAGTCAAGTTCTCTTCTTCGTTTCCTTACAGCCCGACCAAAACGCCACTTTATATCTACCGCTTTATTTGCTCCAAACATATATAATCTAAAAAATGAAGACTATAAATCTACAGATTATACATGACATTTTGTATTTTATACATTACAGGTATAAGTTTTGTAAACAAGATAAGGTATTATTTTTGCATTTTTGCTGAAAATTAATCTGAGAAAAGCTGCTTTCCTAGTGCATTGCAATTTCAACTAAACTAAATAGATATAGATGGAGTACGTTAGTGGTAGCTTACCGTAGGTATCGCTTGCGGTAGGTATTTAGCATTGCTAGTAAGTGTCAACTTAACGTAAAACCGATCACCCGACTGGGAATTCATTCCCAGTCTCATAGCAAAAGTCATCTAAAGATGACTAAAAATCTGCAAAAATCTATAGTTTACTTGAGTAAACTTTGACTATTAGCCATAAAATATGCCTTAGGCCACGCTACGCTATCATTCCCAGTTGGGTGTGGAAACTAACAAATAAGCCATTTATAGTTTAAGTTGACACCAATGGTTTGCTGTCACCTATGATAATCGCCAAAGCTTAATTGATTTATCACCACTACCACTGATTAAAGTTTTACCATCTTTACTGACAGCTAAAGCATAAATACTCCCTGCATGACCTTCAATGGTGCGGGTTAACTTCCCAGTTTTTAAATCAAAAATACTAATTTTCCGACCTAAACCACCAGTAATAAAACTTTTTCCATCGGGAGTAATAGCAACAGCATCAATGCTGCCAAGTTCAGCAGTAAAATTGTGAACAATTTTCCCAGTTCTCAGATTCCAAACTTTGACATTTTTACCATCTGTTTGTTGAATTGATTGATGAAAATCGTTATAACCACCATTAATTAATGTTTGCCCATCGGCGCTTATAGCCAGAGATATCACCGCAGACGCACGTTGAGATTCAAACATGGGATTTTGCGGTTTTGGTGGTACTAAATTAGCAATTAATTTTCTGGTTCTCAGATTCCAACGTTTAATAGTTCCATCTTCATTGCCACTAATTAAAGTTCTCCCATCAGGACTCATAACTACAGCAGTGGCGAACACCTTAAAAGTATGTACCAATTGACCATTACTTAAATTCCATAATCTTAAAGTTTTATCATAACTGCTACTAGCTAAAGTTTTACCATCGGGACTAATAGCTATAGAAATTACAGATGAAGAATGTCCGGTTAAATTACGATTTAATTTTCCAGTTTGTACATTCCAAAGTTTAATAGTATTGTCAAGACTGCTACTAACTAAAGTTTTACCATCGGGACTAAAAACCAAAGATGTTACTCTTTCTTTATGTCCTGTAAGAGTGCGGAGTAATTTTCCCGTTTTGAGATTCCAAAGTTTAATAGTTTTATCATCACTACCACTAGCTAAAGTCTGTCCATCAGGACTAATAACTATGATTCTAAGAGGTGCGGTATGTCCAGAAAGAGTAAGAATAGCTTGACTAACTTGGGTAGTATTGACTTTAGTTTCAGCTATAGAAGGATATAAAGTAACAGTATTGATCAAAGTTGATGCTGTTAATGTTGCTACTGTGAGAATTTGCCAAAATTGGGGTTTTACTATCATCTTCATAGAAAAGAGGAAATAGTGTAATATTCTGGTGTAAGTTTTGATTCAATTCTGTTGCTTCTTGTTCCGCAAAAGTGCAGAAATTAAGAGATAATAGAATTGACTGTATTAAAGGATGATAATTTTCACCATGAATAAATTATTAGATGAATCACTGTCTTTACAAGTTGCCGAAAGTATCAAAAGTAAAGCGAAAAAGCCTTTTGATAATGCTTATAAAGCGGTTTTGATAACTGAGGGTGCAAAGTATGTTCAAGGTTTTATAGTTTTTAGTGGTAATCCATATAAACCTGTTGAACACGCTTGGATTGAGTTAGAAAATGTGATTATTGATCCGACTTTTCCTCATTTAAAAAGAAAAGCAGAGAACATTTGGTATTTTCCTGCCCAAAGTTTGACTGTGAAAAAGCTAAAAGCAATTATTGAAGAATCAGAGGAAGATTATCCTGAAGATGATCCTTTACCAATTTATGGTGATGCACCTTATGAATATTATGGGGATGTAATGTTAGGTGATCAAAAATATTTGGATGCTTATCAAGCTGCTGAGGTTAAATGTCGAGAAATTAATGGTTTAGATGCGGAGAAAAATTAATATTAAATAGGAGTCAGGAGTCAGGAGAGGAGGTAGGGGAGGAAAAGTTTTTGAATAATAACTAATGACTAATAACTAATGACTAATAACTAATGACTTTAATACGATTTACCATCACTACCAAAGTATTCTCTGTAGCTGCAAATTTTATCACCGCGCACATCAAAGGCAACTGCAACCCGATTTTTATAAGGTTGTCCTAATAAGTTGCCTTCATCCCGAAATTCAAAAATAACTGTTTTTTGGTTGCTGGTAATGCTGTCTAAAGAAGTTAGCTTCAGTCCAGGTTTAAAGGCTTCAGAAACATATTCAAAAAATTCTTTTGCTCGTTCTTTACCTGTATTTAAACCTTGAAATTTACCCATTGGAAACCAAAAGGTAAAATCATCGGTAAGCATATCTAACAAGGCTTGCCATTCACCAGTTTCTAGTCCTTGTGTAAAATGCTCAAATGCTTGTTGAGCTACTTTTAAAGTGTTTTCTGAAGTATTCTTCATTTATGTTGTGATCAATTATCAATTATCAATTGATAAAAGAAGCGATCGCAGTTCCGTTATAGTTGTACTGTGATAGCTGTACTGTACTATGGTTGTGCGATCGCCCTAATTAATTGACACCTAGCCAAAGGAATCAATTCATCAATTATTATATTTCTGATCTTGTGAATATTGGGTGTAGTGTTATACCCATCAGGTGTTTCACCCCACGTTGATAATTTAACAACCACCTTACCGCAATTTTCACCACTCAGGAGATGTGGGACGTAAAAAGCTCATAAACGAAGGTTTAGGTACTGATTACAGTGATGTAATTATACCTAACCTTTGTTGAATTTCTTCAGCTAAATTTGCCAAAGCAACTTCTATTTGTTCACCTGTTTGTAAATCTTTGAGTGATGATTTTTCCGCTGCTGCTTCATCAGCACCAATGATCACACAAAATCTAATTCTCTGTTTATCTGCGGCTTGAAATTGTTTACCCAATTGTTTTTTATCAAAATTGGTAACAACGTTAATTCCTGCTTGTCTTAATTGTTGTGATACCTTTAAATAAACAGGCATTAAATCTTCCTGCATATTCACTACCATTACCTGCGCTGGTGTGGGTGCTAATGTATTTAAAATCCCTGCTTTTAACAAGCGACTAATTAACCGCGTTAAGCCGATAGAAATGCCTACTCCTGGCATTTTTTCCCCTAAAAACATTCCTACTAATTCTTCATATCTGCCACCAGAACAGATACTACCTAAAGCTTCATGTCCAATTAAAGTTGTTTCGTAAACAGTTCCTGTATAATAGTTTAAACCACGAGCAATTGATAAATCAATACAGAAACGTTTATCAGCAACTCCTAAATCTTTGACTCCATTAATTACGGTTTCTAGTTCACTCACTCCTAAATTAAATTCTTCGGCTGATGGTAAGTTTAAACCTAGATATTTGAGTTTATCTAAAACATCATCAACGCTACCATCTATTTTGATAAACTCAATTATTTTCTCGGTTTGTTCTGAAGAGATTCCTTCTTTTTCTAATTCTTGTTTAACTTTGGTTTCGCCAATTTTTTCTAAGTTATCAATGATGCTGATACAAGCTTTAATTTGATTTTCAGCTACTCCTACAGATTGAAAGAACCCGGTGAGAATTTTCCGGTTATTAATGCGAATAACAAAATCGCCTATATTAATAGCTTCAAATATTTCGGTGATAATTGCTGGCATTTGGGCATCATATAATAAGCTGAGTTTACCACGAGCCACAACATCAATATCACATTGGCGAAACTGCCGAAAACGTCCATCTTTTGCCCTTTCTCCCCGAAAAACTACATCCATTTGATAACGCGCAAAGGGAAAAGTTAATTCATTTAAATGCCGGGCAATATAAGCAGCAAAAGGAACAGTTTGATCAAATTTTAAAGCTCTTGCTTCTGAACCTGTTTCCCCAGATTTATCTTTTTCTGCTTGGCGATTTGGTGGTAAAATTGGATCAATACCATATATTATATTATCACCTTGATTTCCCTTTGCTTGCAGCACTTCTAACCTTTCTACTGCTGGGGTTTCAATAGGTGTAAAACCATAACTTTCAAAAACTTTACGAATTATATCTAATAAATATACTTCGAGACGCTTTTCGCTGGGAAGAAATTCGGGAAAACCGCTAGGAGTGGAAAAGTTGATTTTGTCGCTTTTTGCCATACTTTTACCTTGTTAGTGAATAAGTAGTTATGATACTAAATTACAGCTATTTTCATGTAAATGAACCACATCTTGATTTAGGTTTCGCGCAAAGGCACAAAGGAGCAAAGGCGCAAAGGAAGAAGTAAAGTAATTTAGGGTGTGGTCTAAATACATGAAAACTGCTGTAAGATGAAACTGCAAAGGATGAGATTTTCAGAATTATTCAACGCAGATGAACGCAGATGAACGCGGATAAGGACGGCTGAATTAATGAAGTCGGTGATTCTGTGCAGTTTCATATACAATTGATAGGTGTGAGAATTGTAAGTATTCAGCCGTTGGTAATTGGTAATTGGTAATTGGTAATTGGTAATTGGTAATTGGTAGATTTCTTTCTGTAACCTGTAACCTGTCACCTTCCCCTATTCTGAATCATTAAACCACCAAGGGTCTTTACTGGTGTTCATTTTAATCAAAAAGGCTTTTTTTCTAAGGAAGCGTTTTAAACCAGCAGGACCCATGCGCGAACCTCCTAAACCAGAAAATTTAAAGGCGTTTTTTTCTCCTTCGTGCATTATAGCTGTTAAACCGGCATCATTAATACTAATAGCTCCTACATCTAATTGCATTCCAATTTCTAATGCTAATTCTGCTGATTCTGCAAATATAGCAGCACTTAATCCATAAATAGAATCATTGGCTAAATCTATGGCTTCTTCAATACTAGAAAAAGGCATTATTGGCATAATTGGACCAAAGGTTTCTTCGTTCATGATTTTCATAAAATGGTGAACGTTGGTGATTACTGTGGGACGACACCACCAACCACCACCTATTTCTTCTACTTTACCACCACAATGAATTATTGCTCCTTTGTCAACGGCATCTTTTAAATGTTCGTTAATAATTGCTGCTTGTTTTTCAGAAATGATTGGTCCTATTTCTCCACTTTCAACTGTGGGATAAGCTAGTTGCAAACGATGGGCTTTTGTGACTAATAAATGATAAAATTCTTCATATATAGATTCAGCTACATAAATTCTTTCGATTGATAAGCATGACTGTCCTGTGTTGACAACAGAACTCCATAAAATTGCGGAAGTTGCTAAATCTAAATCTGCTGATTCTAAGACAATTGCCGGGTCTTTTCCTCCTAATTCTAAGTAGGCGGGAATGAAGTTTTTGGCGGCTATTTCTGCTACTAATCTTCCTGTTTCTACGCTACCTGTAAAACAAATTAAATCTACTTCTTCTATTAAAGCTGCTCCTGTTTGTCCTGCACCTTCGACAAAATTTAAGGCATCTCTTAAATGGGGAATTGTGTTTAATGTTGTCGTTAAAGGTGCAACAAACCGGGGTGTAATTTCACTCGGTTTTACTATCACCGCACAACCAGCTAATAAGGCGGGAATTGTATCAATTGTAGATAATAAAAGGGGAAAGTTCCAAGGGCTAATTACACCAACTAGGGGGTAAGGAACAGCAGTTTGATGTAAAGCAATAAAGGGAATAGATGTGTTTTTTGCGGTTTCTTGTAATAGCTGGGGAGCTAAATTACACCATCTATCAATGCTATTTAAAAAAGAGTCTATTTCTAATATTGATGTTGCTAATCTACCTGTATCATTGACTAAGGCATCTGTTAATAATTTACGTTCTGTTAATATCGCTTGTTTCCATTGTTTTAATGCTTCAATTCTACCTTCTATACCGATTTCTTGCCAAGTATTTTGTCCCCTACGGAGTCGATGACATTGCTGAGAAAGCAATTTCGGGGGTGGGGGAATGATGACATAATCAAATTTACCTGTGCGGGGGTTGCGGACTTCTATGGGTTTTGTCATTGGCAGGAACAGGGAACAGGGAACAGGGAATTATTTATTCTTCAAATTATGCCTAAATTGGTGAGGCGTTGAATAGTTGTTTGTTGGGTTTGAATGAAATGTTTTTGATCTATATTACCATCCAGCATGGTGTTAGGAGGGTAAAAATGTGAATTGGTGTAACTTTGGGCGTAACGTTCAAAGCGTTGACGGGAAAGTAAATTATTTAATAGAAATTATTGTTATTTATCATATCTTGGTAATGAGTAATTGGTCAGTAGGTTAGAAAGTGGATATATCTCCGACTTATTCCAAGAAGTCTGGGATCTGGGTATTATGTTTTTAGGTTATCATAATATTAGATTTTATAGTAGATATTGACAACTATTGTTTCATAAACAAATATGAACTTAAATTTACCTATCCTTAACCAAATCGCTAACTGCAAAAACTTACTCATTGCGGGGATGGGAGGAGGTTTTGATATTTTCTGTGGTTTACCAATTTACTTGGAGTTGCGAAGTTTGGGAATAAAAGCTCATCTTGCTAATCTGAGTTTTTCTAACATTACATTTTCCCAAGCTGCTCAACTTCAACAAACAATAATATTAACAGAAACGAACCGCAAAGTTCGCAAAGAGCGCAAAGGTAAAGATGTGTGAAATTAAGGTATTATTAAAGATGTTAACTGTATGATTTTGGTGATGTCTACTTCTCAAAAATTGCGGGAATTACTCGCAGGTTCGGAAATTATTGTTA contains:
- a CDS encoding TdeIII family type II restriction endonuclease, which encodes MDAYIKQKLKENLKNSIRNFFKGKEVKNYQVLDDIFPNERRIRSLIGGLETSLGTTFWEPIAKTLAELNGFQIVTTKILRPEPFPQILQHELDKLVDERQNKPNNIRVSTDECIQRLKNAAFKTNPQDIIQFTSPASGTGVDIHFAKNGIEYIFDIKTTQPNQGDFKGFNRQILEWYAYKFAQDPNTKLEARIAIPFNPFNKSWYEKQKSKLSSSPLDFDRDIWVENEFWNFCSGEEDTFEQLKNLFIELGQENFASEFHDIFYPDS
- a CDS encoding DNA cytosine methyltransferase, encoding MKSVNFEILQQIESPLPLVSSPQKFTFIDIFAGIGGFRIALEKLGGKCLGYSEIDKQAIKVYQQNFISYSNKDEIELGDVTNIRELPSGVDVVVGGVPCQPWSVAGCLKGFEDPRGKLWFDVIRLVSNSKPKAFIFENVSGLASPKNKDNLELILQKFEHIGYCVKWKVLNAYDFGLPQNRDRVFIVGIRNDLDKCQTYKFPHRLNVHPKVLDILDELKNIQVFEKIKLDPDTLFKGLIPPSRTRFQKDDELNDFFIFSDLRNGHTTIHSWDIIKTSDREKMICLTLLKNRRSKKYGHKDGNPLSFDNFRELIPDINISELNTLVDKGIFRWTDERKYEFVNSKNMTGINNIYRIILPTADIVPTLTATGGKDYIATVSIHASHPEEYKNLFLEKIYQPKKYIPITAKHACKLQGFPANFAYHQKDEVAKKHFGNAVPIPVVEYVAKELLSIINI
- the hisS gene encoding histidine--tRNA ligase, which gives rise to MAKSDKINFSTPSGFPEFLPSEKRLEVYLLDIIRKVFESYGFTPIETPAVERLEVLQAKGNQGDNIIYGIDPILPPNRQAEKDKSGETGSEARALKFDQTVPFAAYIARHLNELTFPFARYQMDVVFRGERAKDGRFRQFRQCDIDVVARGKLSLLYDAQMPAIITEIFEAINIGDFVIRINNRKILTGFFQSVGVAENQIKACISIIDNLEKIGETKVKQELEKEGISSEQTEKIIEFIKIDGSVDDVLDKLKYLGLNLPSAEEFNLGVSELETVINGVKDLGVADKRFCIDLSIARGLNYYTGTVYETTLIGHEALGSICSGGRYEELVGMFLGEKMPGVGISIGLTRLISRLLKAGILNTLAPTPAQVMVVNMQEDLMPVYLKVSQQLRQAGINVVTNFDKKQLGKQFQAADKQRIRFCVIIGADEAAAEKSSLKDLQTGEQIEVALANLAEEIQQRLGIITSL
- a CDS encoding helix-turn-helix domain-containing protein translates to MFGANKAVDIKWRFGRAVRKRRRELDLSQEELAEKAELHRTYISSIELGKCNVSLENIEKLAKALNISIPDLFASCSINSEN
- a CDS encoding nuclear transport factor 2 family protein, producing MKNTSENTLKVAQQAFEHFTQGLETGEWQALLDMLTDDFTFWFPMGKFQGLNTGKERAKEFFEYVSEAFKPGLKLTSLDSITSNQKTVIFEFRDEGNLLGQPYKNRVAVAFDVRGDKICSYREYFGSDGKSY
- a CDS encoding WD40 repeat domain-containing protein, whose protein sequence is MKMIVKPQFWQILTVATLTASTLINTVTLYPSIAETKVNTTQVSQAILTLSGHTAPLRIIVISPDGQTLASGSDDKTIKLWNLKTGKLLRTLTGHKERVTSLVFSPDGKTLVSSSLDNTIKLWNVQTGKLNRNLTGHSSSVISIAISPDGKTLASSSYDKTLRLWNLSNGQLVHTFKVFATAVVMSPDGRTLISGNEDGTIKRWNLRTRKLIANLVPPKPQNPMFESQRASAVISLAISADGQTLINGGYNDFHQSIQQTDGKNVKVWNLRTGKIVHNFTAELGSIDAVAITPDGKSFITGGLGRKISIFDLKTGKLTRTIEGHAGSIYALAVSKDGKTLISGSGDKSIKLWRLS
- a CDS encoding aldehyde dehydrogenase family protein, whose amino-acid sequence is MTKPIEVRNPRTGKFDYVIIPPPPKLLSQQCHRLRRGQNTWQEIGIEGRIEALKQWKQAILTERKLLTDALVNDTGRLATSILEIDSFLNSIDRWCNLAPQLLQETAKNTSIPFIALHQTAVPYPLVGVISPWNFPLLLSTIDTIPALLAGCAVIVKPSEITPRFVAPLTTTLNTIPHLRDALNFVEGAGQTGAALIEEVDLICFTGSVETGRLVAEIAAKNFIPAYLELGGKDPAIVLESADLDLATSAILWSSVVNTGQSCLSIERIYVAESIYEEFYHLLVTKAHRLQLAYPTVESGEIGPIISEKQAAIINEHLKDAVDKGAIIHCGGKVEEIGGGWWCRPTVITNVHHFMKIMNEETFGPIMPIMPFSSIEEAIDLANDSIYGLSAAIFAESAELALEIGMQLDVGAISINDAGLTAIMHEGEKNAFKFSGLGGSRMGPAGLKRFLRKKAFLIKMNTSKDPWWFNDSE